The proteins below are encoded in one region of Candidatus Anaeroferrophillus wilburensis:
- a CDS encoding histidine phosphatase family protein, whose product MKTMTDAPATTLFLLRHGQTINTLDGEFRYNGHIDIEVTDKSLQTMETMASQLAAYPITRVFSSDLSRSYQGAAVIARHLDLPHTSLAAFREIKMGRWEGLTFAEVKERYPDDIKKKFSNFINYRIPGGETIPEVEARVFGALDQILANHAGEHMILVAHGGINMLILCRALTLAADHLFRLKQDFCCINRIDYFPDFSQVSLLNGSCLP is encoded by the coding sequence ATGAAAACTATGACCGACGCGCCAGCCACCACGCTTTTTCTCCTCCGCCATGGGCAAACGATCAACACCCTTGACGGCGAGTTTCGTTACAACGGCCACATTGACATCGAGGTCACTGATAAATCGCTGCAAACCATGGAAACCATGGCAAGCCAGCTGGCTGCCTATCCCATCACCCGGGTTTTTTCCAGCGATTTGTCCCGCAGTTACCAGGGGGCGGCGGTTATTGCCCGCCACCTTGATCTGCCCCACACATCACTGGCAGCATTTCGCGAAATCAAGATGGGGCGCTGGGAAGGATTGACCTTTGCCGAGGTAAAGGAACGTTATCCAGACGATATAAAAAAGAAATTTTCAAATTTTATCAACTATCGCATTCCCGGGGGGGAAACAATTCCAGAGGTTGAAGCACGGGTATTTGGCGCCCTGGATCAGATTCTGGCAAACCATGCGGGAGAACACATGATCCTCGTGGCTCATGGCGGCATCAACATGCTCATTCTCTGCCGGGCCTTGACCTTGGCTGCAGATCACCTTTTCCGCCTGAAGCAGGATTTCTGCTGCATCAACCGGATCGATTATTTTCCTGACTTTTCCCAAGTCAGCCTGCTCAACGGCTCATGTCTGCCCTGA